In Drosophila yakuba strain Tai18E2 chromosome X, Prin_Dyak_Tai18E2_2.1, whole genome shotgun sequence, a single genomic region encodes these proteins:
- the LOC6525055 gene encoding uncharacterized protein LOC6525055, whose translation MVWNTLSFWDGQPVTSPVYPQMGDVWNLNTSGYQRYNHPQSHTHTHTHTHSPQNYYQRMGMGDIRQMSCPMPNYCPHFREPGLDDVDAFYAYNGMDVNQAYGGGSRPGQGAGSGGRGDFW comes from the coding sequence ATGGTGTGGAATACGCTATCATTCTGGGACGGTCAGCCAGTCACCTCGCCGGTGTATCCCCAGATGGGGGATGTGTGGAATCTCAATACCTCCGGCTACCAGCGTTACAATCATCCTCAgtcccatacccatacccatacccatacccattcgCCACAGAATTACTATCAACGGATGGGCATGGGCGACATTCGCCAGATGAGCTGTCCCATGCCAAACTACTGTCCTCATTTCCGGGAGCCCGGATTGGATGATGTAGATGCCTTCTATGCCTACAACGGCATGGATGTGAATCAGGCCTATGGCGGTGGATCACGACCTGGTCAAGGTGCAGGATCTGGAGGGCGGGGCGATTTCTGGTAG